From Glycine soja cultivar W05 chromosome 4, ASM419377v2, whole genome shotgun sequence, the proteins below share one genomic window:
- the LOC114409325 gene encoding cytochrome P450 71A1-like, whose translation MASIQWPYEQLKTAFSVSTFHQYLFLFLLVIVVLKLTRRPKIKPSFNLPPSPRKLPIIGNLHQLSKLPYHSLRTLSQKHGSLMLLQLGQTRALVVSSPDAVREIMKTHDITFSNRPKTTAAKTLLYGCNDIGFASYGESWKHKRKICVLELLSPKRVQSLSLIREEEVAELINKIREASLSDASSSVNLSELLIETTNNIICKCALGKKYSTEDCHSRIKELAKRAMIQLGVVTVGDRFPFLGWVDFLTGQIQEFKATFGALDALFDQVIAEHKKMQRVSDLCSTEKDFVDILIMPDSELTKDGIKSILLDMFVAGSETTASALEWAMAELMKNPMKLKKAQDEVRKFVGNKSKVEENDINQMDYMKCVIKETLRLHPPAPLLAPRETASSVKLGGYDIPAKTLVYVNAWAIQRDPEFWERPEEFIPERHDNSRVHFNGQDLQFITFGFGRRACPGMTFGLASVEYILANLLYWFNWKLPATHTSGQDIDMSETYGLVTYKKEALHLKPIPFFL comes from the exons ATGGCTTCTATACAATGGCCATATGAGCAACTTAAAACAGCTTTCTCTGTTTCTACTTTTCATCAATACCTTTTCCTCTTTCTTCTTGTTATTGTTGTGTTAAAGCTAACAAGAAGACCCAAAATCAAACCCAGTTTCAATCTGCCTCCCTCCCCAAGAAAGCTACCAATCATTGGCAATCTTCATCAACTAAGCAAATTGCCATACCATTCTCTTAGAACCCTCTCACAAAAGCATGGTTCTCTGATGTTGTTGCAGTTGGGGCAGACTCGAGCCTTGGTGGTTTCATCTCCAGACGCGGTCAGGGAAATCATGAAAACTCACGACATAACTTTCTCAAACCGACCCAAAACCACAGCAGCAAAAACCTTGCTGTATGGATGTAATGACATTGGTTTTGCATCCTATGGAGAAAGCTggaaacacaaaagaaaaatatgtgtcCTTGAGCTTCTGAGCCCCAAAAGGGTGCAGTCACTTAGTCTCATCAGAGAAGAAGAGGTTGCAGAATTGATTAACAAGATACGTGAAGCAAGCTTGAGTGATGCATCCTCCTCTGTGAATCTAAGTGAGTTGCTTATTGAAACAACAAACAACATCATCTGTAAATGTGCTCTTGGAAAGAAATACAGTACAGAAGATTGTCACAGCAGGATCAAAGAGCTTGCAAAGAGGGCGATGATTCAACTTGGAGTTGTCACTGTGGGGGATCGCTTTCCTTTCTTGGGTTGGGTTGATTTTCTAACTGGCCAAATTCAAGAATTCAAGGCTACTTTTGGAGCATTGGATGCCTTATTTGATCAGGTAATTGCGGAGCATAAGAAGATGCAGAGGGTATCTGATCTCTGCTCCACTGAGAAAGACTTTGTGGATATCCTCATCATGCCTGACTCTGAGCTCACCAAGGATGGCATCAAATCAATTCTATtg gATATGTTTGTAGCAGGAAGTGAAACAACCGCATCAGCACTAGAATGGGCTATGGCAGAGCTCATGAAAAATCCaatgaaattgaagaaagcCCAGGATGAGGTGAGAAAATTTGTAGGGAATAAATCAAAAGTAGAGGAAAATGACATCAATCAAATGGACTACATGAAATGTGTAATCAAAGAAACTCTAAGGTTACATCCACCTGCTCCTCTCTTGGCTCCTAGAGAGACAGCATCTAGTGTGAAACTGGGAGGGTATGATATTCCAGCAAAAACACTGGTATATGTCAATGCATGGGCAATTCAGAGGGACCCTGAGTTTTGGGAAAGACCTGAAGAGTTCATTCCAGAGAGACATGATAACAGCCGGGTTCATTTTAATGGCCAAGACTTGCAATTTATTACATTTGGTTTTGGGAGAAGGGCATGCCCCGGAATGACGTTTGGGCTTGCTTCTGTTGAGTATATTCTGGCCAACCTTCTTTATTGGTTCAATTGGAAGCTGCCTGCAACTCACACATCTGGACAAGACATAGACATGAGTGAAACATATGGCCTAGTTACCTACAAGAAAGAGGCACTTCATCTTAAACCAATCCCCTTTTTCCTTTAA